DNA from Plasmodium cynomolgi strain B DNA, chromosome 12, whole genome shotgun sequence:
gaaattgtcattaaatatgaaaagacGTTAAAATCTAATACCCATATACATTTGAAGAATTGGAGGAATTCCTTCGATCAGCAAAGCTTCGAAATGTTTTGCATCGAAAATTTATCGTTAGATCTTCCTCTTGATCCCATTTTTGATCCCATTCTGAACATCAGAGTGTACAACAAGAAAATCAAGGAGAAGTATTTCATTGGAGAGACCAACATTTCGCTAGTCCCATACTTGCCCTGGATTAAGGACCTCGACCAGGTGCTCTACTACCTGCAAGCTCATGATGATTATTCTGAGACCATCGACTTGGAAAATGTGGACAACGCTTTCAATCTGTACAAGAACAAGAACGCTGCGCTTGTTATCACAGCCATTTCCCTGGCCGACTGCGAGCATACCCTCAACTTGAAGGAGGAGGTCGGCCAGGGCGAGTTAGCCGACGACGACGAGAAGTGGCGGCGGTTGCCGCTTTTTAGGCACGAGGGCGCGCGCGACGATGAGCGTAGCCATGAGCGCACCGTTGGGTACGGAGATTCGTGTGTCGATCCGCACGGAGGTACATATCCTGACCCATACGCAGATCCGTACGGCGGTATGTATGCTAACCTATACGCAGATCCGTATGGTGGTACGTATGCTAACCCATACGCAGATCCGTACGGCGGTACGTATGCTAACCCATACGCAGATCCGTACGGTGGTACATATGCCGATCCATATACCGACCCCTACACCGCTCAACACGCCTCTCCCTATGGCAACTCGCAAATGCTCCCAAATGGCCCCGCGCAGAGCGCAAGTCCAAACGAAGACGTGGTAAAGAACCTGTACAAGAACAACATCCAGAACCCAGCCACATATGGTATGATAAACTACAGCAGGGCAATTAACGCAGGGCAGTTTCCGAGCCAAGGGAACCCAATGCACAGCTCTCTTGGCAACAGAAACGGGATGGACAAAATGAATAGCCCTTTTGGGATAGGGTATCCCTACACCCAAGGGAAGCGAGACATCAGCACAacttacaaaataaaatacgaaAACGAAATATACAAGCTGCATGATGACGGTGTGCCGGAAGTGATCAAGACAAGTTACAGTGTTAAAAATTATccatacataaaaatattaacgaGTAAATTCATCCTCAATGTTTACATCCCCCCTAGGTTTATTCTATACGTGGAGGgagacaaaataaatgtggGGAAATATGTGAAGAATGTTCATCGCGTTTCAGTAGACGGCGTGTTGGAAAGTTACCTGGACGATATACTCATTCCGTCTCTGCCACTTAGGAGGAAGTTGAACTGGTCGACAAACACTGTGCAGTATACGAgtgcaaatgaaaataaaattacaaaaggggggatgcATTTCGCGTGTTATGAGAAATTCCCCTTCGTAGAAATTTTAGGAGGACAAATAAAGTGCTTTACAAAAATCCGCTACCAAAATTTAGAATCAGAAAATATCCCACTAAGTTTGAAAGATGTAACTAGCCAAAGTGCTTTTAGAAACAAATTCAGAGGCGATAAAAAGATTCCATTGTACCTCAAAATTAGGGTCTACGTATTAAGGGGAATAGGAATACGTGGGGTAAATAATAGCTATATGGCCAACCCTTACTTGATTTTCTCACTAGGCGAAAAAACATCTAATTTGAGAAATTCCTTTAAGGAGAACAGTTTGAACCCGGATTTTAGATGCCTATGGGAAAGTGAAGCCATCTTTCCAGAAGACGAAATTTTAACCATCAGTGTATACAGTGCAGAGGATAACTATGACAAGCAGATAAACGATCTGTACATTGGCTCAACTGAAATTAACTTATTTGATAGGTGGACAAGTAAGGAGTGGAGAGGTATGATGAAGAGGAATAAAGTCCCCATAGAGTATAGACCTTTATATAGTGATGACTTGAAAGCACgacaagggggagggggcacTGGGAGACGCAATGATCAGAGTTACTACAGTAGCTCAGCCATGGATAGTCTCtacgaaaagggaaacaactggaatggaattttttcattccttgatttttttacttatctTGTGAGACCCACTTCGTCCTacctttggggggggggaagttacaaaaatgaagaagctaTTTTAGATACCCAtcaagaaagaaaaaataatggcaTCCTAGAAATGTGGGTGGAAATTATGGACTATGAACAGTCTAAAAAAATCCCTATACATAAAATGGGAACTCCTAAAAAGACAGACATCGAAATACGAATTATCATTTGGAGATGCACTATGCTATCCATGGATGAAAATCTGAGCAGAACCTTCGACCTCGTCGTCACGGCTGAGTTAGATTGTGTTAATTATAACGGAACCAATTCTACCATCCAATCAACCGATGTCCATTATAgctgtaaaaatgggaacgcCGTTTTTAACTGGAGAGTTGTATACCCTCGGATATCTCACCCATTAAATACTTGTTTCTTGCAGCTAGCTGCGTACAATAACAACAACGTTGGGGTGAGCGAATTTTTGGGGGAAGTCAATTTGGAGttatcaaaatatattaataaggcTTGCCAAATTGCTAATAAGCTAGAACTAGATGCTGAGCTCaagttaaggaaaaaaaagggaacggaTTCGGACAACAATTACAATGGCTATTTACAAGTTACTGTGCAGTTTCTGCCGCAAACGAAGGCCAATATGAAACCTGTGGGGCTTGGGAGGGAGGAACCAAACAGAAATCCCTACCTCAGGACTCCCGAGTCGGGCAGGGACTGGAACGACTTCGTTTACTCCATTGGATTCAACGATATTTACAAGCCCTTCTGGGGATGGCTCAAGATATTCTTTATTTGTCTTCTCCTCATCTGGGTCTTCATCATGTCGTTTGTTTATCCGTCTCTCCTCATGTAGGTCCTGTGACGAGGCAATATGTCCAACCCTTCGTGCGTGGCTGCACTAGCGGTCCATTTTGCGGGGAAGACCCCTCCTACTACGTGTAACAAAGTGACACGCGCAGCTCGCACGCACACAtcattctcttttttaatgCTCGCCATCAACCTTTTTTCGAGTCATTTGCTCCTTCTGTTGTTTCGTATGCCGTTCGCTTCGGCAATTCGACGCCTTCCgcttttttgtgtaattttttttcgtccatcggggtataatatatataccgctttttttttttttggcaagaTTGTTCCTTATGGGGGCTTTTAATTTGTCCCTTTCCTTTGGCACCATCCTAAACGCCCTCACGGATAACTccgtccccctttttaattttccccaatttttgtTGCCTCCTTTCGCATCCGAAATAATACTCCCAtttgtgggaaaaaaaaacgtttaaaTAAGATTTTCCAAATGTTCCACGTAACATTCTtgcggggaggggggaaaaaaaaaggccaatgTGCTATTCACACGATACGTCTCCTGTATGCCAAGATGAATTTTACACACCCCTTACGTCTTACGTGAAGAACGCAATTTTCGTTCGGGACAAACGGAGGCGATCGGCGAAGCGTAGCGAAACGGACATTGCAGTTGATGTGTCCCACACGTAATCACTTTTTAAAGACggaaaatttgttttattcaAATGACTATTTTTAGTATGCGAATGattgttattttaaaaaaaagagggggacgaaattacaaaaaaaataatgtttacTATGACTAAGATGATAAATTGcatgggtaaaaaaaaaatgtgcgtgTGCGTTCCGCTATGGGGAGTCAACACATACCTTTATATCTACACATATACGTTTGAACATTTGGAAAGTGTCCCTTCCCCTAACCCTTCACAAAGCAGTGGAAAAGTTTCCGATGTTAATGAAATCCTGAAACTTCTCTCCATTCCTCAGATAGGATATCCTCACCTTCATAAGGAGTGGCTTTTTCTTGAACAGCttgtttacaatttttagttCCTGttgtattttgttttcttctccaGGTGGGAGTTCGCTGGATGAGGCAGCGAGTATTTCGAGTTTCACGTAGTTGGGAACGACGGCCTGAGGGGGGAAATACGAAAACCAAAGGGAAGTGAACAGCGCAAGTGAGCAGTGTGGCAATGAAATAGGCTGCGTCCCACTACGCAACCTCGCCCGTAATCCTGCAGAGGGGCCATAAACCTCGGGGGCACATCTACATGCACACTCAGATTGGCACAATTTTTAGTCCCTTTCCATCCATACCTCGAAAATGAAGGAAGATAACAACTCGCCTGACTTGTTTGAATAGGTAGCCCATATAGTTGCAGCTTCCGAGTctatgttttctttttcaaagTGGAAGCAAATTTCGACGCCGTTCTTGTCGTATACCTTCAAGGGGTCTATTTGTATTTTGGCACTCCCTAGGTTTAGCTGCAAGTGTGATTGGGCACGCGCATTAGTGTGTAAAAGTGTGTAGACGCGGAGGCGGGTGTGTATAACATTTGTAGAGGCACTCTAATGAGTTTCTTACGCTCAGGAGGTCGTCTTTCTTCTCCGGCGGCATGTCGTCCAAAAGGAGGTCTAGGGATGTGTTTCCTGCGTGTAGGGGAAAGACATCACGATGAATTGCACGCACACTTGGGGATGGCAGAATGTGCAGGAAGCGGAAGTGTGGACCCACCTTGTGCACTGCTCTTAGGCTGATCAATCGAGATATTGCCGAAGAGGTCCGCCAgtatgtcttcatttttcttctttgcaaTTTCCATCCCCTTGTCGTTGCTTGCAGTGGCGTTGTCCTTCAACTCCTGGCTGCGTAACAAGTGGGTGCTGGATATTTTCACATCATCGGCAATGTCTAGCATGTCTAATTTGTTGGCAGCTGTCTCGTTAATGCTGAGGTGGCGAGTTCCGTTGAGGGTATCCATCTTAGGGGGGGCACTACGAACGTCCGTGGTGATACTGGGGTGATTTgtatctccattttgtatgcCTAGGACGTCCTCCAGATCTAGGAGGTCCACACAGGCTGTGCTGACTTTATCGGTGTAAATGTCCGTGGAAGAATTATTCATAATGCCTGAGTCTCGCAGTCCTTGGCTGCCAATCGCATCATCAACACTGACCTCCACAATATCATCGTCATCCACGTGGGAGGGTCtccttttgttcatttttttattagcacACGGAGGAATGCGTAGAAGTATGGAGTCTCTTATATCATCCCACTGTGTGCTCATCAATTCGTGAAATTCACAAGCCCTCTGTTGAATTTcaatgcatttattttttttatatttctgaataattttttcgatttttaatttctgcGTGGGGAAGCGTACGGTGAGTTTATTAAGGCACATAAGGACATACTGCAAAATAACATTGCTGTCATTGGAGTGCATACTTTCGCTCGCGACGTTACAACAAATGTAGGCACTATTGTTATAGCTCGTTTGAGCATAATTGACTGTGTTCAAATGAATATCTTCAAATATGTTGGAAGATTTATTGTATAGTATGTTCTGTATGGGGTCcttaatattaatattgtGTAACTCTTtaatggcatttttttcgtacgtttttacgattttttcTAGTAAATCGAAAACATCTTCATGCGTGACAGTTATCGTTTCTCCATCTGGTCCgacatttttattactcTCCTGTACTAGCAAATCTCCTAACTCTCCTATGCACCAAATTCCCACTTGGACTAGTGCATACTGGTTTAGGTTCTcttttatgcaaaaaaatattttataaacaaCATAGGCGTGAAACTCtgaattttgcaaaacgtgATAAATAAAATCGTTCTTGATGTGGTCTTGTATGAAGTTCCCAGCTAGACACAACAATTTGATGTATGTATCTAAAAGGTATTGTACATTTGGGGAGTATTTATTCACTGATACGCATATGTTTGAGACGATGTCACTCTTTATTTCTATGTCCGCGACGAGTAAATAATTTAGCAGTTCCTTCACCATCACTTTTAGGGAGTCTTTTGTTATAAGGGCGAATGCTACATCCAGTGCCTTTTTCCGGATGCTTATATCTTGATCCTTTAGGCACTCTATTATTGTGTTTCTGTATATGTGCAACGTTTTCGGATCCTTCTTTAGCAATTTCTGTAAGGTGCATAATCCCACATACCTGATGTTGTTATCCGTGTTCTGTAAAAATTTCCCCAGAACATTCACAGCTAGGACTAGCAACCCTGGATCGGTTGATATATACGTAATTGTCTTCACACACTCATATAAGATAGCGTTCCCCACGTTTTTTGTCGAATCTGTATTCGTTGCTACTTGGGCTAACACTGAATTGACTTCTTCCATATCGTAGACATGCTGTTTATTATCTGATTCGCTTCCAACTATGTTTCTGCTCTGCGTTATGGTTGCGTGACCATCCGTTACACCGTCGATGGCTTCATCGGATTGGCCTTCTATTCGTGTCCCAATCGGCCCGCTGGAGGTACCTCCACTATCTGTATTCAAATACTTGAGAAGCTTCAATATTTTAACCTGCAGAAATGGGTCGTTAATGCCGTACACGTCGTACTCCACGCCATGGGAGTAGCTCGACATGAcgcaactttttaaaattttcacaattttgttggTGTGCCCCTTGAGTATCTTCCTATACTGGGAATTCTTTTCTATTAGGGATATCATCAAACTGATTCCAGCACTTAACACTCCATGATTTCTGTCCTCTAACAGATTGTTAATTTTCTCGACGAACAGATCTTCCATGTcggtagttttttttaaaatacgaATTGCACACATGGCTGCCTTCTTCTTAATGTAGGGATTATTTATATTCATCAAATCCAAAATTTCGTACCTCAAGGAGGAGCACATTTCCGTGTTTGCGATGTTTCCCAGGGCGCACAAGGCCAATCCATTAATGTACTGattactattttttaaatcattctTTATAGAATTGGTCACTAACATTAGGATGTCCGTGTTTTCGTCAAGTAGGATGGTCAACCCTAGATAGCCTATCCTTTTAAAGGAGAATTTACTCGACGCAATTAATTTTAAGCATTCGATTTGACCAAAGTAGGTTGGGTACCCCAACATATTCatgaataataatttggCTACATTTCTGTGTCTATAAATATTGTCTTCTTCTTTGAAGGCTGTCCTGATGAGTGCACATTCCTTGGCCACGACTGACCTTTCCTCTGCTGCCGTTTTGCAATTCCGGATGTTTCGAATTAGTTCTCTTAGTTTTATTGACATGATGAAGGGGGCAACTATGTCTAGGTAAGTCCCGAGAAGGGGGTGCTCTCAAGGGCAAAATGTTCGTCACTATTTTTtgcgaaacaaaaaaaaaaaaaagaaaaaaatggccccgtttttttttttttgtcccccctATTATGCGGGTTTATACATCACAGTGGAGTTGGGACGGGAGGGACTCGTGGAAGTAACGTACGCGCTGCTCCCTCCAGTGTGATAGTTCTTCAATTTGTTTCACGCAAAGGGAGATGCAATAATAATGCGAATCAAAGTGGACTGACGTGTTAGCACAACACTATTGTAAGTACGGGTGGTTCTTCCTTCCCGAAGCGATCAAACTTGCGTTTGCGCGAATACACGTGTGCCTCCTTCCGGCATACCCGCATATTTCTGCAGGTGCTTACCAACTCGTATGCAAATGCATTACTGCAATCAATGCGTAGTATCTTCTTGCCGTCCTAGCAAGCCATTTCTAGGAAGCAAAGTGGGTGGGGGAACAGACCTAATTATAAATTGGTTTGCTTCTGGCGCTTTGAGTTTATAAATCCCAGTGCACGCACATGTTGGTGGCTGGTGGGCAGCTCGTGCTGTGTAATGTTATGTTTACTAACATATGCATaagcatgtatgtacatacgaGCATGTGATCGTGTGGCCATGTACGGATGCACTTATGCATTTGCTTCCCCTGCTTGGCTTTTCTGGCGCCCTTCTTCCATCGCCAACCGGCTTGAGTATTTTCAAATCTACGCCaggcttcaaaaaaaaaggccaaaaaaatggcccaaagaaaggtaaaaaaaaaagggtacaaaaaaggggagcgcATAAAACTAGTGTGATATGCGCATTTATAGGCTGATGAACGGCTctaggaacaaaaaaggaaaaacaaaataaaataaagttaaaCATATTGCAATCCCAGgcaaagaaatggaagaaaaaaaaaaaaacatgtaatgctccttttgttttttttttttttttttttttaccaacttGGTAAGGTAATGCGCGTACATatttgcgtattttttttttttttttccacccagTTAGGAAATATTCGAACGGTATTTCAGGTGGCACCATTTGGAACATGTTTGAAGAGCCGCCACACATATTTGTGTAATCACAATGCAATTGCTTTATGTGCAGCCGGGGGGAAGGGCAGCAATGGCAGGGCAGCACACGGAGAACTTATTTACCCCCCACTAAGGGGAATGCCAACAAAATGATCCTAGTGTCCCCGCACCGTATGTgtacttaaatttttaatacatgtaaaaaaggtTTATTTGTCACCAAAGGGATTAGCTCTTTGGAGCAATATGAACACGCTTGTGTATATAAGGAGCTGCCTTTTTTTNNNNNNNNNNNNNNNNNNNNNNNNNNNNNNNNNNNNNNNNNNNNNNNNNNNNNNNNNNNNNNNNNNNNNNNNNNNNNNNNNNNNNNNNNNNNNNNNNNNNNNNNNNNNNNNNNNNNNNNNNNNNNNNNNNNNNNNNNNNNNNNNNNNNNNNNNNNNNNNNNNNNNNNNNNNNNNNNNNNNNNNNNNNNNNNNNNNNNNNNNNNNNNNNNNNNNNNNNNNNNNNNNNNNNNNNNNNNNNNNNNNNNNNNNNNNNNNNNNNNNNNNNNNNNNNNNNNNNNNNNNNNNNN
Protein-coding regions in this window:
- a CDS encoding ferlin (putative), with product MKTISVGFTIYEAQNLEVEDKELLDPLVIVRCCNEEYITKKKKKKYNAVNWEESYIWDRLTLSEIEWNVAKIEFEVQSANTFWRNDVIGVISFELKLIKNKKNHQIYGTYPILYKNGTDIRGTLRLKVIVCDEKDYVANSDIFNELTERNEKPTLYGGATGYYGTGYEDEEDQQLYADLTKAVVEENPIMVRDTHCRNYYLYVNIHKIEDIYIDIDRKKFRDLYVTCEFNGCHLKSSQGRNCVNYTFNECFKIPIATPILDDSIIIKIWDWNFLSNDELLAIGVLSFNQVKNESLNPTWINLYGFHKKEMDFEKHTHQLVNSDFSLSMEGNYYLGRICISSYVERINSFENMNIAMTQSCLAFDDPLYIPVTLLCDVYFVTGVLAHNIYVQVSCGPFRKRTDYVRANEGDMLPRGNRNVKKARQLTANGDNHHGGSNGEANFSNLLNFDDLLNMDNFFSKVTEKQKIIEGGDNTEFYFSPRKGKIENLKFCVVRDEKQQWDVIINVFERGCHQGDAADEGDGADYGDGSDDSGGSGGSGGPRARSRLTDHQKYILSKRKERSGGRKNKRPNRRRHSPRERTSEGVEKNEAYNTDRRIAYYRLPLKNVLLYNEKLSRCPIWIPLKNIPKNTQGENNCMYNIFQNGSILLNLEKAYDVQLGINRRKNLIPVNYELRCYIYACRNVVSHFNDSPNTFVHISCSGKMKITSLVLSNSNPVFLQCLKMNVKILTDYSVGLPTIPLIVVTLYEFYNNTFYFIGRCFCNYDIYLRDNKMKCNFADRGSKYNVVDQVKPRWIKLKGSKHVRAMYPNNLWQHRGKDKRLMQEYMYEKQKELRKNSGHSSNNSWHEYLYPHNELQRGERVGDILLYFELVQEKDALKIPVYPMITEIKKCTLSFFCMSLENLILMQRKKQIQLVSDKLTRTAITHPVILLSITSYSSYGKKNNEIVIKYEKTLKSNTHIHLKNWRNSFDQQSFEMFCIENLSLDLPLDPIFDPILNIRVYNKKIKEKYFIGETNISLVPYLPWIKDLDQVLYYLQAHDDYSETIDLENVDNAFNLYKNKNAALVITAISLADCEHTLNLKEEVGQGELADDDEKWRRLPLFRHEGARDDERSHERTVGYGDSCVDPHGGTYPDPYADPYGGMYANLYADPYGGTYANPYADPYGGTYANPYADPYGGTYADPYTDPYTAQHASPYGNSQMLPNGPAQSASPNEDVVKNLYKNNIQNPATYGMINYSRAINAGQFPSQGNPMHSSLGNRNGMDKMNSPFGIGYPYTQGKRDISTTYKIKYENEIYKLHDDGVPEVIKTSYSVKNYPYIKILTSKFILNVYIPPRFILYVEGDKINVGKYVKNVHRVSVDGVLESYLDDILIPSLPLRRKLNWSTNTVQYTSANENKITKGGMHFACYEKFPFVEILGGQIKCFTKIRYQNLESENIPLSLKDVTSQSAFRNKFRGDKKIPLYLKIRVYVLRGIGIRGVNNSYMANPYLIFSLGEKTSNLRNSFKENSLNPDFRCLWESEAIFPEDEILTISVYSAEDNYDKQINDLYIGSTEINLFDRWTSKEWRGMMKRNKVPIEYRPLYSDDLKARQGGGGTGRRNDQSYYSSSAMDSLYEKGNNWNGIFSFLDFFTYLVRPTSSYLWGGGSYKNEEAILDTHQERKNNGILEMWVEIMDYEQSKKIPIHKMGTPKKTDIEIRIIIWRCTMLSMDENLSRTFDLVVTAELDCVNYNGTNSTIQSTDVHYSCKNGNAVFNWRVVYPRISHPLNTCFLQLAAYNNNNVGVSEFLGEVNLELSKYINKACQIANKLELDAELKLRKKKGTDSDNNYNGYLQVTVQFLPQTKANMKPVGLGREEPNRNPYLRTPESGRDWNDFVYSIGFNDIYKPFWGWLKIFFICLLLIWVFIMSFVYPSLLM
- a CDS encoding adapter-related protein complex 1 gamma 2 subunit (putative), with amino-acid sequence MSIKLRELIRNIRNCKTAAEERSVVAKECALIRTAFKEEDNIYRHRNVAKLLFMNMLGYPTYFGQIECLKLIASSKFSFKRIGYLGLTILLDENTDILMLVTNSIKNDLKNSNQYINGLALCALGNIANTEMCSSLRYEILDLMNINNPYIKKKAAMCAIRILKKTTDMEDLFVEKINNLLEDRNHGVLSAGISLMISLIEKNSQYRKILKGHTNKIVKILKSCVMSSYSHGVEYDVYGINDPFLQVKILKLLKYLNTDSGGTSSGPIGTRIEGQSDEAIDGVTDGHATITQSRNIVGSESDNKQHVYDMEEVNSVLAQVATNTDSTKNVGNAILYECVKTITYISTDPGLLVLAVNVLGKFLQNTDNNIRYVGLCTLQKLLKKDPKTLHIYRNTIIECLKDQDISIRKKALDVAFALITKDSLKVMVKELLNYLLVADIEIKSDIVSNICVSVNKYSPNVQYLLDTYIKLLCLAGNFIQDHIKNDFIYHVLQNSEFHAYVVYKIFFCIKENLNQYALVQVGIWCIGELGDLLVQESNKNVGPDGETITVTHEDVFDLLEKIVKTYEKNAIKELHNINIKDPIQNILYNKSSNIFEDIHLNTVNYAQTSYNNSAYICCNVASESMHSNDSNVILQYVLMCLNKLTVRFPTQKLKIEKIIQKYKKNKCIEIQQRACEFHELMSTQWDDIRDSILLRIPPCANKKMNKRRPSHVDDDDIVEVSVDDAIGSQGLRDSGIMNNSSTDIYTDKVSTACVDLLDLEDVLGIQNGDTNHPSITTDVRSAPPKMDTLNGTRHLSINETAANKLDMLDIADDVKISSTHLLRSQELKDNATASNDKGMEIAKKKNEDILADLFGNISIDQPKSSAQGNTSLDLLLDDMPPEKKDDLLSLNLGSAKIQIDPLKVYDKNGVEICFHFEKENIDSEAATIWATYSNKSGELLSSFIFEAVVPNYVKLEILAASSSELPPGEENKIQQELKIVNKLFKKKPLLMKVRISYLRNGEKFQDFINIGNFSTAL